The genome window GGAGAGGGGATTGCACGGAGCCGTCTTTTCACCCTCGCCCCTTTGGGGAGAGGGCCGGGGTGAGGGGAGTTAAGCCGCACTACGCTTGTACATCCTCCTCGGATGCCCAATCTTGCCGTACAGCATTTCCACCGTCAGAAAACCCGCCTCCACGCAGTGCTCCAGATAGCGCCGGGTGGTGGTTTTACTCAACCCCGTCTCGCTCACCACCTCATCAACGGTAAAGCAGTGTGCCGCCTTTTCGTTAAACAGCGTCTGCACCCGCGCCAGCGTATTTTCCTCAATGCCTTTACTGCCGTTGTCCTGGCGGTAGTTTTTCGCCTGGAGCTGATACAGCGAATCGACGTTCTGCTGGTCGACAATCTTCCAGACCCGCTGCTGCTCGGCAAACTGCACAAACCGCTCAAGCGACTGGCTGAGCCGCTTCCAGGAAACCGGCTTGAGGATGTAGTCGAACGCGCCGTTGCGGATGGCCTGGCTGCAGGTGTCCATATCGCTGGCGGCGGTGATGAAAATTACCGAGCAGTTGGCGCGGGTCAGCATCGGGTTGCTGATCAGGGTGATGCCTTTGCCGTCCGGCAGATAGTTATCCAGCAGCATCAGCTGCGGCTGTTTACGCTCAAGCTGAAC of Oceanidesulfovibrio indonesiensis contains these proteins:
- a CDS encoding response regulator gives rise to the protein MQHELIDVLIVEDENELAQLHAELISKHPRLRLVGIASSLADAQVQLERKQPQLMLLDNYLPDGKGITLISNPMLTRANCSVIFITAASDMDTCSQAIRNGAFDYILKPVSWKRLSQSLERFVQFAEQQRVWKIVDQQNVDSLYQLQAKNYRQDNGSKGIEENTLARVQTLFNEKAAHCFTVDEVVSETGLSKTTTRRYLEHCVEAGFLTVEMLYGKIGHPRRMYKRSAA